From one Tissierellales bacterium genomic stretch:
- a CDS encoding exodeoxyribonuclease III: protein MKLYSWNVNGLRACVRKGFLDYFNELDGDIFCVQEIKLQEGQIDLELEGYHQYWNYAEKKGYSGTAIFTKEEPLSVRYGLGIEEHDKEGRVITLEFDKFYLVNVYTPNSQRGLTRLDYRMEWEDDFREYLKELDDIKPVILCGDLNVAHNEIDLKNPSTNRKNAGFTDEERSKMTELLDAGFIDSFRYFYPDKKDAYSWWSYMRKSRDRNVGWRIDYFIVSEKLKDVMEDAEIHPDIMGSDHCPVSLELNNI, encoded by the coding sequence ATGAAACTTTATTCTTGGAATGTAAATGGATTAAGAGCTTGTGTACGGAAAGGTTTTTTAGATTATTTTAATGAATTAGATGGTGATATTTTTTGTGTACAAGAAATTAAATTGCAAGAAGGACAAATCGATTTAGAATTAGAAGGATACCACCAATACTGGAATTATGCAGAGAAGAAAGGTTATTCAGGAACGGCTATTTTCACAAAGGAAGAACCTTTATCTGTTCGATACGGCCTTGGAATTGAAGAACATGATAAGGAAGGAAGAGTAATTACTCTAGAATTTGATAAATTTTACTTAGTTAATGTCTATACTCCAAATTCTCAAAGAGGATTAACTAGGTTAGATTATAGAATGGAATGGGAAGATGATTTTAGAGAATATCTTAAGGAATTAGATGATATTAAACCAGTTATTTTATGCGGGGATTTAAATGTTGCTCATAATGAAATTGACTTAAAAAATCCAAGTACTAATAGAAAAAATGCTGGTTTCACCGATGAGGAAAGAAGTAAAATGACAGAACTATTAGATGCTGGATTTATAGATAGCTTTAGATATTTCTATCCAGACAAAAAAGATGCTTATAGTTGGTGGTCCTATATGAGAAAGTCTAGAGATAGAAATGTAGGATGGAGGATTGACTATTTTATTGTGTCTGAAAAACTAAAAGATGTTATGGAAGATGCTGAAATTCATCCTGATATTATGGGTAGTGATCATTGTCCTGTAAGTTTAGAACTGAATAATATATAA
- a CDS encoding ABC transporter ATP-binding protein: protein MDYLKKYIKMYWKSYVLALIFITLEAIADLMQPTIMAKIVDRGVAENNLNYVLHMGGVMLGITAIGAIAAVIRNIIASIVSQKFGAQLREDLFIKIQNFSFENIDNFEEGSLITRLTNDVTQLQNFAHGSMRIFIKAPILGIGSIVMAIIINPSMSLILIGTIPVISAIIFLNMKAGYPLFMKMQKAIDKINGVMREYLRGVRVVKAFNRFDYEVENFDDANKNLANISIKGMRRIAILAPIVSFIVNIAIVLVLWFGGFKVNKGTAKVGEIIALTNYMAQILFSLIMISHVFVMFVRAKASAERIGEVFEEENRLMVKDVSTKVGEYRGKIGFENVNFSYGESSEPVLKNINFTCNPGETVAIIGSTGSGKSSLVKLIPRFYDVDEGSIKVDGVDIRDIDIEELRDIIGIVPQKSVLFSGTIRENIRWSDGDIPMSEVEKAAKIAQAHEFITSFPEGYDTILGQGGVNLSGGQKQRISIARALVKKPNILILDDSTSAVDVTTEGEIRRELKKYLVDTTSITIAQRITSVMGADKIVVLDSDGSIESIGIHEELMEKSSIYQDIYRSQVGKAGDLSG, encoded by the coding sequence ATGGATTATCTAAAAAAGTATATAAAAATGTATTGGAAAAGTTATGTGTTAGCATTAATATTTATAACTCTTGAGGCTATAGCAGATTTGATGCAACCTACTATTATGGCAAAAATAGTAGACCGGGGAGTGGCAGAAAATAATTTGAATTATGTTCTACATATGGGTGGAGTCATGTTAGGAATTACAGCAATTGGAGCTATTGCTGCTGTTATTAGAAATATTATTGCAAGTATTGTATCACAGAAATTTGGTGCTCAACTTAGAGAAGATTTATTTATAAAAATTCAAAATTTTTCCTTTGAAAATATTGATAACTTTGAAGAAGGGAGTCTCATAACTAGATTAACTAATGATGTAACTCAATTACAAAATTTTGCTCATGGAAGTATGAGAATATTTATTAAAGCACCGATTTTAGGCATTGGAAGTATTGTAATGGCTATTATAATTAATCCTTCTATGTCTTTAATTCTTATAGGAACAATACCAGTTATTTCGGCTATAATATTTTTAAATATGAAAGCTGGTTATCCTCTTTTTATGAAAATGCAAAAGGCTATAGATAAAATAAATGGAGTAATGAGAGAATATTTAAGAGGAGTCCGAGTTGTAAAAGCTTTTAATCGTTTTGATTATGAAGTAGAAAATTTTGATGATGCTAATAAAAATTTAGCTAATATATCTATTAAAGGTATGAGACGAATAGCTATTTTAGCACCTATTGTTTCTTTTATAGTAAATATAGCTATAGTTTTAGTATTGTGGTTTGGAGGATTTAAAGTTAATAAAGGAACTGCGAAAGTAGGAGAGATTATTGCACTTACTAACTATATGGCTCAGATTCTTTTTTCTCTTATAATGATTTCCCATGTATTTGTTATGTTTGTTAGAGCAAAAGCCTCTGCTGAAAGAATAGGTGAAGTTTTTGAAGAAGAAAACAGGCTAATGGTTAAAGATGTCTCTACAAAGGTAGGGGAATATAGAGGAAAAATAGGGTTTGAAAATGTTAACTTTTCTTATGGTGAAAGTAGTGAGCCAGTATTGAAGAATATTAATTTTACTTGTAATCCTGGTGAAACAGTAGCTATTATTGGTTCTACTGGTTCAGGGAAAAGTAGTTTAGTTAAATTAATACCTAGATTTTATGATGTAGATGAAGGGAGTATAAAGGTAGATGGTGTGGATATTAGAGATATAGATATAGAAGAATTAAGAGATATAATAGGTATAGTTCCTCAAAAATCTGTACTATTCTCCGGCACAATTAGAGAAAATATTCGCTGGAGTGATGGGGATATACCTATGTCTGAAGTGGAAAAGGCAGCTAAAATTGCTCAAGCTCACGAATTTATAACTTCATTTCCAGAAGGTTACGATACTATACTAGGGCAAGGAGGAGTAAATCTTTCTGGTGGTCAAAAGCAAAGAATTTCTATAGCCCGGGCTTTAGTAAAGAAACCTAATATTCTTATTCTAGATGATAGTACAAGTGCAGTAGATGTAACTACTGAAGGGGAAATAAGGAGAGAATTAAAAAAATATTTAGTAGATACTACATCTATAACTATTGCTCAACGTATAACTTCCGTTATGGGTGCTGATAAAATAGTGGTTTTAGATAGTGATGGTTCTATAGAAAGTATAGGAATTCACGAAGAACTAATGGAGAAATCAAGTATTTATCAAGATATATATCGTTCTCAAGTAGGAAAGGCCGGTGATTTAAGTGGCTAA